A stretch of DNA from Candidatus Aminicenantes bacterium:
GGCGATGTCCGGTCCGGGCGCCGCGTCCGCTCCCGGCCGGGTGACGCCGAACAGGAAGCGCAGGCCCGGGAAGCTCTTTTTGACCCGGTCCGAAAACAGGGAGCGATCGGCCGGCCGGAACGGCACGGGGCGAAGATCCCCCAGGACCCGGGCCTTGGCCGGCTCGCCGAAGCCCAATTCGTCGGCGACGCGCATCAGCTCGATTTCGGCCGGGTCAAAGCCCATCAACCAGATCGCTGCGCGGTCGGTCTCGACGGCCTGGTCCCCGGCCACGATCAGGCGGCTGTCCACCGGGTCAACCGGGGCCGGACATTCGCCCTCGCCGCCGACCACACCGTCGATGACCGTCAGGGCGGGCTTGAAAAGGTAAAGCATTTCGACCAGCTTACGGTCGATCGAGAAATGATGGTTGCGCTGGCGCAGGTTGTAGGGAATGACTCCCATGGCGTTCTTGAAGCCCAGGGTGACGCCGGTATAGAGATTGGTTTTGAGCTTGGGGACAGAGACGTAGACCGCTTCGCCGCGCACAACGGGCGAGAACACGCGGGGGATGAGGATCTCCCGCTGAACCCTGGCCTTGGGGAGGATGTAGCGGTCCACGGGCTGCTCCTCCAGGGCCAGGAGTCCGCAGCCCCGCCGGCGGGCCAGGCGATCGATGCCCGCAGCCTTAAATGAGGCCCGGGTCGGAAAACCGCGCCCGGACGATTCCACGATGGTGATCGAAGCCGCCCGCCCGGCCAACCAGAGCACGACGGCGTCAAGGACGCGGGGATCGGTTGTTTCCGGGTAAAAATCGCGGATCATGCCAAGGTGGTTGTAGACGATGACCAGATTGGGCTTGATCAGGACGGGGCGGCCGGCGATCCGGGCCCCGATGCCGCCTTCCGCGTCCAACTTGTCCAGGGCGGCGAAGACGGCGGCTCGAATGGCCGCCGTTTCCGGCCGAGCTTCCCAGGCGGGCGAGCCGTAATCCTTGGCCAGGGCGACGCACTCCTCCGCGTATTTTCCCTCGGGCAATCTTTCCACTACGACAACGGACACGTCAGCTCCTTTCGGCCATAGCCACGCAATCGATCGGACAGGCCTTGGCGCAGAGGGTACAGCCCGTACACGTCTCCGGCCGGGCCAGCTCGGGAAAGACCTTGCCGTAGCGGTCGCGGCCGCCGGCCGTCAGGTCGAGCGAGCTGAACGGGCAGGCCGCGACACAGACGCCGCAGGCCATGCACAGAGCGTAATCAATGATGGGGCGCTTTTTATCCATGGCTTATAGGCCCAGCGCCGCCCGGGATTCGGGCGTGGGCGCGCCGGTTTCCCCGTCCCAGCCGAGGGCCTTCCAGTAGTTGCGGATCATAGCCTCGAGCGGTACGGTCCGGCCGGCCAGCGGCCCTTTTTCGAGCGGCGGGTCGCCCTTCAGGCGGGAAGGGATGATGAAGCTCCGCGGTTCCAGGCCATGCTTGATGTTGAAAAGCTGGCGGAGGGTTTGGATCCGCCGCCCGGCCTCCATATAGTCCACGGGCGTGCGGTTCCAGCCCGTGGCCAGGTTCAGGTAGTCGAAGAGGCGCCAGTGCTGAAGGCCGTTGACCATGGCAAATAGGCACCCGCCGGCGGCGTCGGCCAATTGTTTGAAACAGACGTAGGCAGCGGACTTGGCCGCCTCCTCATCGCTCGGCAAGTATTCGCGGGATTTGGGGTATGGCTTAGTCACGCGGGGAGCCCAGGGGACGAACTCCCAGAGGTGCGAAGGATAGTAGTAGGAGCCGGACGCGATGGTGTGACGGCCCGGCGTCGGGTCGGCTCCGTAAGCCACCCCCATCATCGGATCCATGCGCGAATCGTGCATGGCCGGCTCCTGCCCCCCGACATGGATGGCGAACCGCTCGGCTCCGCGCCCGATCCGCGCGGCCGCCCGCTTGACGCCGTCGGCCAGGACGTCCCCGAAGCCCTCGCGAACCGCCATCATCTCCAGGAGGCGGACGATCTCCCGGGTACGGCCCCAGCCCAGCTCGAGCCCGCCGGTATCCTCCTTGGTCAGGATGCCGTTCTCGAAGCACTCGATGGCGAAGGCGATGGTCATCCCGGCCGAGATCGTGTCCAGCCCGCAACGGTTGCAGATGTCGTTGCAGACATAGATCGAATCCAGATCGGCGTTGCCGAGGAGGCCGGCAAAGGCCGCCACGGTCTCGTACTCGGGCTTGTGGGAATGGCCGGGCCCGTTCGGACCGTCCAGGCGGCTGATGCCGCCGCAGCCGACAACGCACGAATAGCAGTGGTATTTACGGATCTCGCGCCGGAGCATTCGATCGGGATTAAGCTTGCGGTAGCGGCGGCGGCCGAAATCGGCAACGCTGCCGCCCCAGTTCCGGATCGGGGAATCGCCGTTGACGGCGCCGGCGGTGTTGTTGTAGTCGGTGCCCCATTTCTTCAGGATGGCGGCCAGGATCAGACCGTCTACCGGCACGACGAGCTTGAGCCCGAGCGCCCGGCCGAACGTCGGCAAGAGGCGCCCTGTGAAGATCCGGGGCAGATTCAGGCGGCGGACCTTGGCCGCGTACTTCTTCGAGATCGCCTTGACGCCGGCCGGATCGGCGCAGGGGATGGCCCGGGCGCCGGACAAAACGACCGCCTTCAGACGCTTGGACCCCATCACCGCTCCGACTCCAGACCGGGCGGCATAGCGGCCGCCGTCGTTGGAAATTCCAGAGATGAGGGCCAGCTTCTCGGCGGCCGGGCCGATCGCGGCAACGGCGGGCCGCTTCGTGCCGCGGTATTCCTTCATCAATCGCTCTTCGGTTTCAACGGCGTCCAAGCCCCAGAGAGGGCCGGCGTCTTGGAGGCGGGGGCCTTTGACGTCGAGCACGAAGACGACCGGGCGCGGCGAGACACCCTTGAAGAGGATGCCGTCGAATCCCGTCTGCTTGATGGCCGGCGCCAGGGTGCCGCCGCAGTTGGCGTCCCCCCAGCCGCCCGTCAGGGGCGACTTGCAGACGGCCATCCAACGACCGGTCATCACCGAACCGGTCCCGGTCAGCAGGCCGCTCATGAAGCCGAGGATGTTTTGCGGGCCCAGCGGGTCCGCCCCGGCCGGGATCTCGTCATAGAGAAGGCGGGCCGCTAAGCCGACCCCGCCGAGATAGCGCTCGTAAATGTCCTCGCCGATCTTGCGCTCTTCGAATGTCCCCGCCGAGAGATCGACGAAGAGGACCTTGCCCATGCATCCTTTCACGCTTCGTTCTCCTCTCCCGGGCGAGTCGGGCCGGTCATGGGCTCGTCATCCGCCCGAAACCAGGGCCAGAAAGCCCACGGTATCGCCGTCCTCAAGCACCCGGGATAAAGACGCCTTTTCATAGTTGACCAGGCAGAAGAGAACGGTCGCGAATCGGAGCGGCATCCGAAGGGTTTTGAGAAGATCGTTCAGGGTGGCGCCGTCGGGCATCGTCACGAAGCCGGCGTCGTCGATCTTGGTGTGATCGGCGAACCGGGGTGCGTAAACGCGGATACGCATGGACATATTCGCGGTCATCATAGCTTTGATAAGGGGGGAAATTCAAGGCGCCAAGCGCTTCGCCGCGGTTGCGGATCGCGGGTGTCCCGACGTTATAATAGGGAGGGAATGGGAGAGGCGGCATCTACGGGCGAGCCGCCGTCCGGGAGGCGGGACATGCGCAAGCTGGCGAGGTTCGCATGGCTGGCCCTGATGGTCGGTATCGGGGCTTGGGCGGCGGACCAGGAGAAAGTCTTTCCCCTGCCCGAGATCTCTTCGGCCTATGCCGTCAAGGCCTGGAGCGGGCGACTGTACATCTCGGACGCCCGGACCAAGGATGTCCTGGTCTATTCCCTCGCCGACGCCAAGCTCCTGGGCCGGATCGGCAAAGCCGGCCAAGGTCCCGGCGAATTCGATTCGGCCCCCCTGATCGTCCCTTCTGCGGACGGGCTGGCGGCCAAGTCGTTCTCCAAGCTGCTTTTCTTTTCGCCCGAGGGGGTTTTTCGGCGCGAAGCCAAGGGCTTCGGCATCGATTTAATGGTCTCCGGATTCCCCGTCTTCCCGGTCGAGACGGGCTATATCGGGCTCCCATTCGTCAGGGGCGAAGACGGGCAGATGAACGAATGCATCGGCCGCGTCTATGATCAGGACTGGAAACCGATCCGGGATTTCGGGGTCCGATTCCCGAGCCCGACGCCGCCGCCCCCTCCCCCGCCGGGCGCCAAGCGAGGCGGCTCCAAACAGGATGTCCTGTTGATTAAAAACTGCTTCGACGTCGTACTCGCGGGAGGACGCCTCTATCAGGCCGACTCCCGGCTGGGACTGCATCTGACCGTCTTCGACGCGAGCGGACATCAGACCGGCGAGATCCGGGTCCCGGTCCGGCCTCTCGATGTTCCGCGGGCGGAGAAGCAGCGGCTCCTGGCCCATTGGCGGGAAGCGATGATAAAAGTGCTGAACGAATATAACCCCATCGTCCCCGATGCCTATCCCGCCTTCCTCGCTTTTCGCGTGGACGGGAGCGAGATCCATGCCGTCACCCCCGCCAGTAAGAATGGCCGATACGAAATCCTCACTTTCGACGCAGCGGGGAAGATCCTGCGGCGCGGCTTCTTCTTCCCGCTGGAGCCGTCCTGGGGCTACCTCCCCGAAATGAACGGTCATTTCGACATCCTGGACTGCCGGCTTTACGCGGTCGACTACAACGAAGCGGCCGAGCGATACGAGCTCCGGGTGACGCCGCTTCGCTGAGCCGCGGACCGGTCCACGAAAAATCGCAGATGAGCCATTCCGCTTTTGCGCTTGACGAGGGCTGGAGCCAGGATTCGGCCGAGTCAAAAGAGGGATTTGCCCAGGGCGGGACTTGAACCCGCACGGCCTTACGGCCTCGACATTTTAAGTGTCGTGCGTCTGCCATTCCGCCACCCGGGCTTTTTTTCGGCTGCGCTGCGCCGGCTACACCCCATGGCCACTCGGGCATAGCATCCTTAGCGAGAATATTATGATACGGCCATCGTAAAAACAATACTCGTATATTACGTTTACCGTCATATCCCCAAAATTTTT
This window harbors:
- a CDS encoding DUF362 domain-containing protein; translation: MSVVVVERLPEGKYAEECVALAKDYGSPAWEARPETAAIRAAVFAALDKLDAEGGIGARIAGRPVLIKPNLVIVYNHLGMIRDFYPETTDPRVLDAVVLWLAGRAASITIVESSGRGFPTRASFKAAGIDRLARRRGCGLLALEEQPVDRYILPKARVQREILIPRVFSPVVRGEAVYVSVPKLKTNLYTGVTLGFKNAMGVIPYNLRQRNHHFSIDRKLVEMLYLFKPALTVIDGVVGGEGECPAPVDPVDSRLIVAGDQAVETDRAAIWLMGFDPAEIELMRVADELGFGEPAKARVLGDLRPVPFRPADRSLFSDRVKKSFPGLRFLFGVTRPGADAAPGPDIAYRLQSACPGGCLASTRFGLAMIAAEGFNTSKSEGAVVIGRGVLRDGIRYWYDESGRAYDEAAIRALPGKKALIGSCGGELAGAVNYYAAGCMPLANSPHAILHSMTGTFCSVLSVRNKNLLPVLAATVKIRRIRSRLIGKGERLDVPFQLDAGIVEPRPLTEAEKDVDWIAWPQSPVVDRREKKKLRDFEDDAAIASLRGVLVARLKDRFLWRAQAAAGLAVTAAPLVLAALGAAGIGIWLSPAIWLFVFGLIEAIHIAELPFSLRAHARRAERLKLTSGKPPSWRTILATLTIGYPAWVPYAKGVFD
- a CDS encoding 4Fe-4S binding protein, with translation MDKKRPIIDYALCMACGVCVAACPFSSLDLTAGGRDRYGKVFPELARPETCTGCTLCAKACPIDCVAMAERS
- a CDS encoding aldehyde ferredoxin oxidoreductase family protein, which codes for MKGCMGKVLFVDLSAGTFEERKIGEDIYERYLGGVGLAARLLYDEIPAGADPLGPQNILGFMSGLLTGTGSVMTGRWMAVCKSPLTGGWGDANCGGTLAPAIKQTGFDGILFKGVSPRPVVFVLDVKGPRLQDAGPLWGLDAVETEERLMKEYRGTKRPAVAAIGPAAEKLALISGISNDGGRYAARSGVGAVMGSKRLKAVVLSGARAIPCADPAGVKAISKKYAAKVRRLNLPRIFTGRLLPTFGRALGLKLVVPVDGLILAAILKKWGTDYNNTAGAVNGDSPIRNWGGSVADFGRRRYRKLNPDRMLRREIRKYHCYSCVVGCGGISRLDGPNGPGHSHKPEYETVAAFAGLLGNADLDSIYVCNDICNRCGLDTISAGMTIAFAIECFENGILTKEDTGGLELGWGRTREIVRLLEMMAVREGFGDVLADGVKRAAARIGRGAERFAIHVGGQEPAMHDSRMDPMMGVAYGADPTPGRHTIASGSYYYPSHLWEFVPWAPRVTKPYPKSREYLPSDEEAAKSAAYVCFKQLADAAGGCLFAMVNGLQHWRLFDYLNLATGWNRTPVDYMEAGRRIQTLRQLFNIKHGLEPRSFIIPSRLKGDPPLEKGPLAGRTVPLEAMIRNYWKALGWDGETGAPTPESRAALGL
- a CDS encoding MoaD/ThiS family protein — protein: MRIRVYAPRFADHTKIDDAGFVTMPDGATLNDLLKTLRMPLRFATVLFCLVNYEKASLSRVLEDGDTVGFLALVSGG
- a CDS encoding 6-bladed beta-propeller, which codes for MRKLARFAWLALMVGIGAWAADQEKVFPLPEISSAYAVKAWSGRLYISDARTKDVLVYSLADAKLLGRIGKAGQGPGEFDSAPLIVPSADGLAAKSFSKLLFFSPEGVFRREAKGFGIDLMVSGFPVFPVETGYIGLPFVRGEDGQMNECIGRVYDQDWKPIRDFGVRFPSPTPPPPPPPGAKRGGSKQDVLLIKNCFDVVLAGGRLYQADSRLGLHLTVFDASGHQTGEIRVPVRPLDVPRAEKQRLLAHWREAMIKVLNEYNPIVPDAYPAFLAFRVDGSEIHAVTPASKNGRYEILTFDAAGKILRRGFFFPLEPSWGYLPEMNGHFDILDCRLYAVDYNEAAERYELRVTPLR